The DNA sequence AACAGATTTACTACGTATGTTTAAAATGCAATTATGCTGGAATTAGTTATAATGGACATGTAAGGATAATTGTGTTTTtgataatatagttatattatactGGTCCTTATAACGGAAATGTGATATTGTAGGGTTCACGGATGTTGATGTGTGATCATTTAAAGCCGCCGGATCCATACAACCAAATTGTTGAGTCACACTTACGCGAGACtagattttattatattttcccAGATTGGAGTTATCCAATGTCAGTCAACAATGCTTAATGCTCTGATTGAGAGATGGCGGCCCGAGACTCACACATTTCATTTTTCGATTGGTGAGTGTGCCGTGACCTTGGAGGATGTGGTGGTAATTTTCGGTCTGTCGGCAAATGGTCTTCCGGTTACAGGACCGACCATGAGTAGTTTTGAGGCATTGAAAGCTGAGAGCTTGCACTAATTTGGAGTTGCACCGAGGAAGAAGGACTGTAGAGGGAGCTTTATAAAGTTAACGTGGTTTAGGGGTTTAAAAGATCGTATAGTGTTGAATGATGATGTTCACATTTAGATGTATGTAAAGTGTCACATACTATTGTTATTTGGGACAATTCTGTTTGGAAATAAGTCGGGTGCAGCGATGCATTGTAAATTTTTACCTTTGCTCCGTAACTTCGGTGGGATCATACAGTTTAGTTGGGGTTCGGCATGCTTGGCACACTTGTATAGATCATTGTGTGGGGCAACAAGTGTCGACTGCAAGAAGATGGATGGTCCACTGACATTGTTGCTTACTTGGGCTTGGATCCGGCTACCATTTCTAGCGCCGATTCCCAGCAATCCCCGAGTGTTTCCAATTGCAACCAGGTAATTTCGATTAaagtatgcattgaaaaaaattcTAGAAATCGTATTATGTTTTCCAAAAGATAAGTTAACTAATGGATTGTCCGACGGCAGATGGCGTAACTCGGACCGTGAAAACTATGCCTACCGATATAATTCGCTTGCGCACTATAGGAGGTTGTTGGATGATCTAAAAGAAGGACATGTATGTTGTAAAATACAAGTACCGTATGTAGCTTGTTAAGTGAATTAATTGTTGTGTAATCATCTGACTGGTTGATTTGCATGCAGCTTGGTGGTCACCATCTCAGAGAACACAAGTCCAGCATTAATTCGAGTTCAGCCTCGGCTCTTTTCCTAGTGAACAACTCATTCAGTCGGTAAAATGTAGCCTTAACAAGCGCAGTGATCGAGAGATTGCGTGCACCCTTTAAGATGGAGTTGATGCATTCCACAAGATTGGTAGTCATATGACCCCATCGGTATCCACCATCAAATGCCAAAGCATATTGCTCACGAGGGATCTGATCAAGTCTCACCCCATTCCTTTAATCGTTCATAGCGCATCTGGTACTCCCTAATTGTCCTCGAGTATCCTATGAAAAATATTCAGTCAACTATGAACACCATTCTATTCGATCGTACTTACAATAAATTCAAAGTTCATTGTATTCAAACTTACCAATGTTGACGATAAGTTTCTGCAAGTAAGGTGCCTTGAACTTCCTCAAGAAGTTGGACTCAATAAGCCGGATACAAAACATATGGAAAGTTATAGGAGGAGACCAAGCCCCATTACTTCGTTCAATAGCTGACCTAATAGAATTGTGTCGATCATAGATAAGTCCCACATCATCACGTGTCACCACATGTTGACGCAAGTTACTCAGGAAAAAGTAccatgcatcagaagtctctccctccactgtggcaaatgcaataggcacgATGTTGTTATTACTATCTTGTGAGACTGCAACCAATAAACAACCCTTGTATTTTTCATACAAATGAGTCCCGTCCACCTGCACCACTGGCTTGCAGTGTCTGAAGGCCCTTTATAGaagggtaataactccagaagactcTATGTAGTACACGTATATCAGGAACCAAATCATTCCCCTGGTAAGCAGGCATTGTTTCAAAGTGAACCACTGCTGATGGCTCcttgtgacacatggcctcaaaccatatggaAAAGCTTCATACGATGCTTCCCAACCTCCGAAAATTGATTCCACCGCCTGCTGCTTTACTAACCAAGTCTTGCGATAACTGATGGTGTAGTTAAACTTTGATTGGACTTCAGCAATAACTGATTTCACCTTTATAGGCAGGTCAACCTCTACCAACAGCTTAATTGCTTCTGCAACTGTCTTGGAATCCAGCTTCGAATGGTCTTGAGAAATAGTAGACCTAGTACAAGTGTGATTTccattgtacctccttatctCCCAACAGTACTTCTTCTGCATTTTGGTAACCCTGATTAACCAGTCGCAACCATTGCCATATTTTGTACATTTGGCATAGAATTTCGTTGGTTCCGACTCATATGCCTGATAGTCTACACCTCTTTggatggtataatctttcattgCCTTGATTACTGCCTCCCTTGTACTAAATTCCATCCCCACTGTGAACTCACCATCCGCCACAACAGGAAGCACTGCATACATCAAAAGTAATAAATCCTTTATTATGTACTCAGTAATAAATCATTTATTACAACTCAATTAATAAACACATTTTACCATGTAATATCATAATAGTCTTTTTTTCGCTATTCTATCTACGTAAAGAACAACTAAATATAATTCATAACAAAaaactattaattaataaaaaaatcaaatgctaTGGTCACAAATGACTAGTCACATATCACATATTTTACTCATCTGACTTATTGATCTGCTACTTCAGAGTTTCACATAGCAACCTAGCTTTACGCACCTGCATTCATATATTGCGGAAACTCCGGTGTGTGCATAGCCTCCAAATCCAACGATCGCATGAAAGAAGGCACTGAAACAGATGCGGGTTTACTAGTGCATTTGTAACTTCCGCCACATCTGCATTCATGGCGTCGCCAGCTTCATCTTCGTCTTCACCTGGACCAACGATTTCAtagttactttcaaattcatcctcGCTTTCGCTATTATAATCTTCCAATTCAATGTTATGGTTCGCTTCAGATTGCTCAAACTCAATATATAACTCGATGCACGACATTTGGTGGTGATTTTccatatacattgaaaacatttcATGCATACTCGTTTCATCCGTCACGTATGTGGTCTGAAATTGAACAAACCCACCAAACACAGATAAAAGATACCTGTACAAAATACACGATACTCTTCTAGATCTTTGAGAATCTATCTTCTTACAAATCACACCTTTCAATTCCTCAAATGACAACGTGAACAGAATAACAACATATAATGGATTTTCACACACAAATTGAACTCCCTCATATGTTTGCAATAAAATATGCCCGTAACAATAAATCTTCAATACAACTTTATCATCCATAACAGTATACATACTTGACTATTCTCAAGCTCACAGAAATTTATTTTACaagaatgaaggagaagaatgagagaagaggaagaacatCAGCTGAGACCGGCGATGAAGATATGTGGCTTCTGTGATTTCTTTCCAGTTTATGTATGCACTTACAGGCAAATCGGACGGACCGACCGCGTGCACTCACAAATCGGTGGGTCCAATTAGTGCACCCccgattaaaaaaattttggccACCAGAAATCGGTGGGTTCAATTACTGCACTCTTCGGTTTAAAAAATTGGCCCCTCAaaaatcggtgggtccgatttcATGCAACCTCAACTTCTCCCTCACAcaaatcggtgggtccgatttgTGTTCCTTCTTCTCTCTGCTTGAAATCAGTCGATCCGATTTCTTCCCCCCAGATTTCTAAAAGCAATGCCTTCATAACAGTGTAATTCACCCCTAATGATCATAACTCAGCATAACTCACACCACCAAATCATATCAAAAAAAATCAGCCTAAAGTTTATATTATGGAAGAgttaaaatatatatgttatttactagtagtaatctatttttttattcttgcaTGTATTCGATAAAATTACTCATCATGCCTTGTCCTTATTTTATTCAAGCTAAGTCATATAAATTGACTTCTTAAACTAAACATCTTTGCAAAGAAGGTTAGTGTTATACATTTATATAGGTGATTAATGtcatattctaaaaaataaatattgagcCCAATAATATTATCTAACAAATTGCAAGCTAAGACATACAAATCCATTTATCTTGTTGATCTATCTTCATCAGAGATAATGGAAGCAATAATAATTTACCTTTTGTTATATGACATTTTAATTAGTGTAATACTGTTAACATTAAAATGTAAATTTATGATTTCACAGAAATCATCAAATTAGAATTTCTCGAGACTAATTGATTTAGTAGCTTATTATCTACTAAAATTCGTTTACATGATGTGAAGGCAAATAATAAACGTGTTCCTTGGAATATTGTGAGTCacactatatatgtatatgtcatCAGTATCGTCAATCCTGGGCGAAGTATGAACTGATCTGAATGGAATAATGGAGTTATAACTTCAATGGTAGAAGAGAAATAATGGAGTTATAACTTCATTTGAATGCTACCAGCTATTCATATTGACTGCTACATACATATACGTACACAAATTTTAATTTGCATGCATCATGCATGTTATACATTTCACTGTGCAGATAGCAGGGGGAGCTGAGATGTGGTTAGTTGTTGTCTACAATTAATTTCTTATCACTGCTATATTTTTAGGTGGAACTCACATGCAATTATATTTATGTAAAAttgttagttaaaaaattattaaataacaattttgtcaaacatattaaattatctaatgatTATCAACTAACAACTTTACATAAAAACAAATGAATATATGTTTTTGCCATATTCAGATATTACTATATTTCTTTCGGATTTTGTTTTCATCTTTTCTTAACAAAAATTTGCAATTTTTCTTCATCCTTTTCTACTATTCACCAGATTATATTTTTTTCAGTGCTCAAGATTGAATTCAAACTTCTAAcgttttttttttgaagtaaagatcaaatttgataagtCATCTAACCGTGTCAACATGGTTAGTTGGAcaaaaaaaagggtaaaacaaCTTAAATTCAAGTCATCAGCAAGACTGCAACATCAATTTAATTTGACAATGGTTTCGCAGACTGCATGCAGATTCACATACTTACACACGCACAGTAGATTGACCTTAAAAATAGAAACTTATTAAAGTTATTTCTGAAAATTAGGTCGGATGAATTATAttgcacaaaaaataaaaatatgctcagttattattatcttttttgttGTACTTCAgttattgtttattattattattattattattattattattattattattattattattattattattattatttatgggtCTTATTTTTCCGGTTACTTTAAATTACTTATGAACATTTTTAAATGTTTTGGTAGGAGCTTATGAGCATTTTAAATAATATTGTTTATTATTCTTGTGTTTTTTTATGGATTTATTGATTTAGAAAAAATTTAGGAAGCCAACTATAATATAAACTTAACTTAAACCAATTCtttgtatttttagttttaaaatttaaaaaattagaataatagaagattatttttgtttttttataacatACCTGTTACAATGAGTAATCAGAGATTAGTGGGATGAACTTgttaggttggcccaatcgtttGAAAGAGGGGCTTTTTGTCCAGGTTCTGGGAGCCTCCATCCGACTTGTGTGCGTGTGAGTAAAtggagggtggtacctgcaaagacattccgatgcctaagtcagcaagggtctaaGTAAATTTGGAGAATATGAGAACTTAGAGATATCTgaggagtgtcagtgtatttatagtagtgaacccataaccaccgttggagtagttctacCTTTTAAGGATGATaacgtccctttatcttagggaagttgagatatgactcctggaagtgagttgagagattttaggggcagttacttatttgaataagtgttatctgccaggtAACCCTCGTTCCCGACTTCCTTATGGTGGAGCCTGTGTCATCCGATCTCTTAATAGAAGATCGATTGCGTGGGAAGGTCAATTTACGAATTGGgccttttatcttatttgattctaGGCCTTAATGTTAAGTCAGGTATAAACAATACctattttcaattaattaattctaattaactatatttttaattaatttctagctaaatcaatttatttatattttaaattttgtaaaaattcttatttattatatgaTGTAAATTAATTATCTTTTCACGATATATctgtcatttttttctttctactaTTGAAATGAATAAAGTGAATTCTCTATGAAATACAAAGATTGTATTATTCCATAAGAAAAGGGGAGAGGAAATTGAAACATATATTTTTCAATATTTGTGttggtttttctttttataatactTTTTAATTCAATAGgccaaaaactaatttattacgtatttaaaatttgttatttgtatttttttttttgggtttgcaCCAGGCCTAATGACTGAGTATCAAACCTTAGAGAAATAGTTAAGAAACATAGATTCTCATCCTTCTATGTCAATTTGTGTTGGTTTGGACATTAAATATTAATCAAGTTATAAAAAATCTAAGAAATTCagaccaaataaataaataaataaaaacagaagAATGAACATAGCAAAGGCCCAACGGCCCAACATAATTAATTTATGTATTATTAACTTAAAAAGCTGCTCCTGTccaaaaaaacccttaaaacgttggtcatgacaaaaaaaaaaaaaaaacttaaaacgtAACTCCTAAATATATagttatgaataaaaaatactttaaattatAGCTAATTTTTAATAAACTTATACTTCTTACTTGTAATTTGGTCtatctatttattttaaataataattaaacccAATAAgttatttcaaaataaatttatcttaaaaagaaaaagatctaTTGTAGagtttatttctttcccaattagAACACCATTGGCTAATAATACCCAAGAAAAATTGTACCTTAGTCAACTCTAATTAGCTATAGCCTGTGTTTCATACTCTTGCAATAGAGAGTACACACTTGTTGTAAAGCTTTTATTTATGGTGTGGTGATTGTTGTAGCTTTTGAATGGTCAATGTGAAACCAAGAATATACTCTAGCAGCAGAAGACTAAAACATTTATTATATTAGATATAAAAATGACCATGTGTTACATGCAAATTTAATAACAGGGAAAGAAAAATGTGTCCCTCTAAACTTTTCTGATGTATATATTAATGCAGCCACATGACTAAGCTACAAGCAGAGTGTGAAACTGTGAAGTCATATATCCGAATTAACCACTATTTGATGACATACACGTGATTTGGAGCAAGGGTTTAGGAGTAAATTGAGACCTCTGGTAATATATAAACCATAGCCAAAATAAAGTCCATAATTTCATATGCTGGACCATTTCAACAAACCTCCTGAATTTGTGCTTCTTATTTAATATCAGGTCAATTATTAAAATAGATTCGAAATATTTTGACGAACACGATAAAAATTAGGGGTGTTCCTAGATCGGGTTTAATTTGTATATCTGCACTATTTATCCAAATTCGATCTGAAAATTGCGAATATGAATTCGATCCGCAAGACTATCGAATCGGATAGATCATATCTGCACACTAATCGGATCGAATTGCGAATTTTGTGTAGATATTCGCATATCCGATTCGCATATCCGCGtatccacaaaaataaaaataaataaataaatatttttttatattttattttaattaataattattatatgttgtattattttaatttattatttaagaaatgtatatttaatattattttaagagtaaatatatttaaaaaatagaaaaatgaattttattgataggattttttaataaaaataagttttttaaaatatttttgtattttacggatatatccgatatccgattcgatccgcaaatgtgcggatcggatcaaaTCGGATCCAAGTTAAAAAACTGCGGATATAGAATCCGATCTGATTCGATAattttagtgcggatcggatcgaaatttTAGCTATATTTGATCCGCATTCACccctaataaaaattttaaaagaaagaaatcatCCGTTTTAGTGTAAATAATCGTCCGAGATATGTCTATTTCGTTTTAAAGGAAATTGAGCTCGTCTCTTCTTTACTGGGAGTGGGAGAGCCGGAGAggtatattttagaaaaaaaataaaaaatagatatttaaaaaagatattttaatgctcaataaatatttaaaaatataaaaattttataaatatagaatattaataaataatttaaagacatataaaaatcacaaaattatttatctatattatttgttggaatataaaaaatacttattataAATATAGAATTGATGAATAATATTGATATTATGACGGTTTGGTTATAAAATCTATAATAACCGTCTTTAAATTCGTCTatcataaaattagaattaagaaTTTGAGaccaataaaatcaaataaaaaaaaatatcgagTTATAATGTAACTGATGAATATCACCcgtttattttgtttcaaatatATAAGACTTATCAAAATAGTCTAACAATCAATAAGTAAATTATTATTGAACAACTATCTgaaatttatatatttactacctttatatttatcaaaagattatatatacataatactAATACACTTAAATTAATTAAGTTGATTAAATATTGTGTTTTATTTCTTAATACATGATCTTGAGTgcataaagttttttttttttaaagtaaaacatTATTCATATATACTTCAACATATATCCATTTGAAAACCTTTTAATTTCTCTTCCTATGTGTTGCCATAATAAGACAAACCGtgtatcctatttttttttttttttttatcagagCAAGTTAGAACAATTATTCTAtcacttgttctttatttttggaCGGAATTATTCTATGTGTTTAAATGGAGGAGAGTTCTGAGTTAGAGATAATGGACGGTGCTTTGACGGTCCAGTAGTGGTCCTCACTCATACCCCACTAACCATATATATACTTAAAAAGCCTAAGGATAATATTGTTACTTATATAGTGAttatcttgttaattacttatatgAAATTttggaaattcaaattttgttttttctAAATAATTATCTCTTCATATAGATAATTAAtattacttaaaaaatttaaGGGTAATCATCTCTTCaaattttttcttataatttttgtttttattgagtTTGGCTGGTGTATAGTTCATCTACCAATGCATGTCTTTAAATTTTTTCGTTGAGATGAGTTATACATCGATAAAGAGAGAATAAAGAGCGGACACCTACAAAAGAAACTCTAACGttcaagtcagtaagtgtttaagagaCATAAGAATTCTATGATCATAAAATGTTAAACATGAAATAGAACTTATCATGTATATGTGTGTtcataataattctatgaatatttAATATAAGAtatgaaatagaacttatcaTGTGTTGTTCGTATAATATTTctatgaatataaaatataagacatgaaataaaatttatcatataTTATGTATTAAGATATAAAAATGGATGCTTTTTACCAGCATAAAATTGATAAATGATATTCATGTTATGACTATTTgatcattaaaataaaaatgataatttttaagtcaataataaaaatgtcaattataagtaaaaaataatgataattaacaccaatttataatttataatacacAATAAATACTGAATTATAAAATGacgaatatttttaaatattaataattagttaataacaaaaaataataaattctaaccaTCTTGGAGCATTTCTGATCTCTACCATCATTAATATAATGGTTGTTACAATGAAAGGTCAAATTATCTTAGAAGCAGTAATTAAACATGCATCTGTGAAGAATTAATTAATGACAATTTGCAGTGCATGCGTAATGctgccaaaaataaataaataaatgataataataagaaaaaaaaagaactatAAATGTATATGTGTATCCGTGGAAGGTAAACTAAACAcaaatgtttaatattatttaattaaggtTTAATTTTGTTGGACACATAAAATAGAAAAGATGATGACACTCTTAGCTTATTGTTGTGTCTATAAATATAGTAAGTAGCATAATTGAATCCCAAAGCTAAGTGAGCATCTTAAGAGAAGATTCCATTTGGAGGTCCCGTGTTGAAGATGATGAGCCTGTTGGAAGATTCTGGTAATCTGGAAGCTCTAACTTTGAATTACTTTGCTATCAACAACTTATGGACATGGCTTGCCGTTATAACCGCTGCTCTAAGCTTCTGGAAGATTCGTGTCTCCGCTAACTCTCCTCACCTCACGGACCTTCACGCCGTCCCTCAGCACCCACCTCATGATCATCGTGATGACCCGCCGTCTGTCCCGACTCTTGTTTTTGGCAACGTTGACGTTGACGGACCCACAAAAGGGAAGTTTACCGTGTATTACGAGGACGATGATGACGTGGCACGCGAGAGCCACCAGGAGTTATTAACGGAGTGGCACGGCGGCTGCGAGTCGGAGTGGTGGGAGAGTTGGGAACGGTtgttgaagttgagagttggagaGAACCAGAACGGTTGGTACACGTGGCAGGATTTAACGGCGATTAACGGCAACGTTGTTAGATTATGGGACGGAGAGTTCCCGTTGAAGAACAGGCAACACGTTCATGTATGGTAATAATGAGAGATGAATTAATAATTTAGATTAATAATGAGATGTATGTATGGgttaataattagattattaattaggATCTCTCCATCAACAGCGAGAGATTaataatatgtatatatgttGCAGCACTGGATTTGGATTAAATCTATTTGCTTCTTAATTATTGtggaattctaattaattaaacgCAATGTATAAAGCATACATACTTTTGCGCACGGCTTTTTTATCTGTTTGCTGCTGATTGGTTTCTTATATTATCGTGGAAATTCAGGTGGAAGTCGGCTTAAGTTGATAGATGAAAataattagatgaaaatttagtcaaatcagttaaattatttaatgtctctcaactatcaacttttaCTTAAAGTCGTCCGCACTTAAATTTCTATCTTATATTATTGGGAAAAGAGCGAAGATCAGGCAAAATTGTTAATCATAtcgatgaaataaaataaaaatatttagttagGTTGTCGAGTAGTATATAATGGTTTATATATATTTGAGCTGGGAAGAGCGCAATAATGGATCATTATCACTTTTCATTTAGACCAATTAAGTGGGAGATCCAGTAGTATATGCTGAAACCAACCAATGGGGTATAATAAATTTACGCTGAAAATTTAGGTGAAGTcgatttcatgtgaagttgatatttgagagtcgttagatgaaaatttagttaaatcagttaAATTTCTAACAGCTTTCACGTATCAATTTTACATAAAGTCGACTACACCTAAGTTTTCACTTAAGTTTATTACTGGATCCGATTCCCACAGCTTTGCGTTTTGtggtaaacaaaacaaaaataattgggTAATATTCTCAATCACCTTCCGAATATGCCAATATGCACAATAATTACtcagatatttatatataataataagttaataactgcTTATAAgtacaaaaacagaaaaaatgagACCCCTAAATTGTCAAATAGGTTTGTCGTATGGTCAGCTTCAAATTATGTTTATTggaaaattgaaagatgaattgtTTGTTactacatatattttattttatagataaTAATTTCAGTATACCTGGCCTACCTAcctataattaatttaataggtAAACTAAGAGAGTTGGGTTATTATGTTGTCCATATATACCTACACAGTTATATGTATTAAGACAAATTTATGATGATGATAGTGAAGTGAAGCCACAGAGTTAATTAACTCCAACGGTAGCCCCCACGGAACTAGTGGCTCGTCAGCAATCAGCATTCAAATTTGGATGGACAAAACTGTTATATCCTTATACGGTTATATATTACGCAAGTTTTGATATCCACACAATTTTCTGCTATTACTAAACCCTCTTAATGAAAACTTATACATATAAGAGACATTGTTGGAACATATTTGGAATCTCTCAATTTAAGAAATTTATTATTAGTGATAGAACTCCAATTGAATTATTGGTGCTTAACGCCGAGCGTTGAGATCAATGATGAATGGATGAGGTAACTACTCTCTTATTTCTTGTCTGCCATATATATATAGgggaaaaaaagaaacaaaagaaagtaTATATTAATATTTGGATAATTGGATCCACTAGCTTTTTGATTTAGTCTTATGTATTATCGCACATTATGAGAATATTCTTTAAATCGTATCGAGAATGATTGCAAATGGATGGTGGGGGATCAGGTGTATGACAAGATTGATCAGCTTGGAAATGAAGCAATAACGATCAAGTATATTTCGCTATCGGAAATCATAGAGAGATATTAATAATACACATTTTTTAATATAGTCGTGCAATCAcgcagtacatcaaaattaatttcattttcaattcgATTAACAATGTTGGTTTTAGACCGAGAATGCATGGTCAGAGTTAATGCTAATTATTAGAGCAATAATCCAATGTTATTGTGATTTTTGCAACGAATTTGAGCTAATAATCACAGTATCCTTTTTCCCCCGGACCAGATGCATGGAACTTCTTAATCCTTATTTACAACTGTATTGGAGTTTTACAtcccaaaattaaataataataaaaatttaaggtGATTTCTTCCAAACTCATGACAATAGTAAGTTATCCTTGCACATGTGTCATCATGTCAGCCATTGATCAAAAAAGTTTTCAACCTTTCAATTAATGCATTCAATAGATGTATTCACACTGCATTGTATTTTATAGTATTTACATTATACCACATAATATATTTATACTGTAATATAAATGGGTACAATATGCAAATAGTTATTTTACAAATTCCTTCTCAAATACCATACaaatcaaaatcttttccaaatacCATTTGAATGTCTAcagctttttcttcttccaccTCTCAAAATACATCTCGAAGGAACAACTTCTTCAACctccttcttcttcaacctcactGCTCCTTCTTCTATACCCTTCCTATTCTACCTCACTACTCCTCCAACCATTCCTGTAGGTGAAGCATTTGATTTTGCCGGCAACCCACTCGCAAAACCTTCTCCCAAATACCACTTTAATGTCCACAGCCTCTTCTTCTATCTCATTCTTCTGATTTTTTCGGTGACTCATCGGTAGTGACAGATTTTTCCGAACCCCGTCGAAGACCCTGCCTACTGCTTCTTCGTCTAGGGTTACGCGAGTGTCCTTTTCTGTGACTCACAGGCAGAGTGAAGTATTTTCGAAACCGTCAAAGAACGTAACTCATGCCCTTGCCGAGAACGGTTCCGGCGACCCACGTGGAAAACCCTCTCGAAAAATCATTGTAAggcctactgcttcttcttctagctaatttgtttatttttgttgtcGATTTTCACAACCACTTTTGCGTGAATTGTTCTGTTATTCACTTTCTTTAATCACTGTTCATCGAAGTAGATTGTTTCAATTTTGAATGCAATAGTTGATAATATTTGTTCATGG is a window from the Arachis hypogaea cultivar Tifrunner chromosome 1, arahy.Tifrunner.gnm2.J5K5, whole genome shotgun sequence genome containing:
- the LOC112747474 gene encoding uncharacterized protein; protein product: MNAVLPVVADGEFTVGMEFSTREAVIKAMKDYTIQRGVDYQAYESEPTKFYAKCTKYGNGCDWLIRVTKMQKKYCWEIRRYNGNHTCTRSTISQDHSKLDSKTVAEAIKLLVEVDLPIKVKSVIAEVQSKFNYTISYRKTWLVKQQAGNDLVPDIRVLHRVFWSYYPSIKGLQTLQASGAVSQDSNNNIVPIAFATVEGETSDAWYFFLSNLRQHVVTRDDVGLIYDRHNSIRSAIERSNGAWSPPITFHMFCIRLIESNFLRKFKAPYLQKLIVNIGYSRTIREYQMRYERLKEWGET
- the LOC112696322 gene encoding uncharacterized protein; the encoded protein is MMSLLEDSGNLEALTLNYFAINNLWTWLAVITAALSFWKIRVSANSPHLTDLHAVPQHPPHDHRDDPPSVPTLVFGNVDVDGPTKGKFTVYYEDDDDVARESHQELLTEWHGGCESEWWESWERLLKLRVGENQNGWYTWQDLTAINGNVVRLWDGEFPLKNRQHVHVW